One window of Oncorhynchus masou masou isolate Uvic2021 chromosome 28, UVic_Omas_1.1, whole genome shotgun sequence genomic DNA carries:
- the LOC135517902 gene encoding AP-4 complex accessory subunit RUSC2, translating into MNRTASLSGDTLIACHFPLVQLPPWQLPVQAALCSSSSKRPGRLCSSSVGLTRAASLPEQGNLHREPFHNRLRHISSSYWSLNEDWGEGDGEGGSDSSGKCDSGSSSEEASQMTISQRHKQHPVVRGTLRLHNSFLPNEGVDEDEEDEDSDGDNLHRYHEDSSFVLQLHGNSNWALSNAGRQTSKPSSQSASQNHDNRGKTVLKDCGEQERLEDVEDNMLKCDDESYCFSYGQTKCFPESFSDGLLEYVTDSSCNSSDGVLVNFSAIYNKSNNPATPNDLSIPAMQSSQPAEGTVVLNLQPFPQEPQGPQAAGPSQEGRTTSFPLDGGPSVPCWSPQALDSNCNVYLPDAHGLLSSLEVSDLTSCLQSQARLLPTGTTQKYYKLVTCDLSSQSASPSPAWSSTTSVTSEGHYFLFSKARGEQSQGEKQPEEDLDKEGRRATPLHHPRCLSWDSQHVTSFAEIAYCKRHTDSCQSSSHSHTSQDLCPIQEAVFLGQSSSHSPLLLSPNQGSITVSNHPSVSPNHETEEEGACSWATPVVRYSKAQRPTSLPIQPFVLLPPTDKPQNQPLGSLLDQYISHKNTKPSFSSQPGSKCIGKGNRLLTHLHPSPLGSYGAILLEGPSSSDTCSTCTPSPERFQSRLNWTHSSPYRPHTNLGLTSTSPKQAQTSTKLTQAYSCQDQLYEDLDQIYPSPAQAHSSPNQSHCKDSIKRSQGMTQICQDLIRLSPEQKSLNPVLLTHSPHCPISHVATMSPSDSHIHHPDLLVSFSPDPPLLPHKTIPLSSVPMTGSAASHRSLTAALSSVAPLSSLSALLQPLVSAGPSVKQHQQQHCDSFSLSDSRPPVEFCLSPEASYESLSISHLQRRGLLKSVSLAVDLIMAHFGTSRDPVGKIRLGNSSRSPTIGGIVLEHLCPTIQNILQDGIRDHKLDLIIGHRRNHAWNVVEASTQTGPTTQVLHSLLSKVRQCSLLTSHCMRLRAFIMGLLNLRALEFWLNHLYNQKDMVTDHYHPWGFLAMSQGQCQPLFQELLLLLQPLSMLPFDLNLLLEPRLQQNRQLCSEEQAPPCSTFLMTSWPLLRGDRQGAYGSMDGPRDNSRPPGDPHQLVQHLQGSTQGSKVMGHEKWVRHLGKSSRSLWSGTSPGWWQRRPAHAEGGVEYGQIYMDVIHTERQQGMEGRREGESSQEGRREGTGPETPRIPADPQDESLSQGGLRWAKLFGSGGNPPTRTQRAPQNLNGTQAQKRRPSQWLQLDRAQLGLLAHTVWSGKLPAPQPDQKHQT; encoded by the exons ATGAACAGGACAGCCAGCCTATCAGGGGACACCCTGATCGCGTGTCACTTCCCCCTGGTGCAGCTCCCCCCCTGGCAGCTTCCTGTGCAGGCGGCTCTGTGCAGCAGCTCTTCCAAGCGGCCTGGTCGACTGTGCTCCAGCTCCGTGGGTCTGACCCGCGCTGCCTCCCTCCCCGAGCAAGGCAACCTCCACAGAGAGCCCTTCCACAACCGCCTTAGACATATCTCCTCCAGTTACTGGAGCCTCAACGAGGACTGGGGCGAGGGGGACGGGGAGGGAGGCAGTGACAGCAGTGGGAAGTGTGACTCTGGATCATCATCAGAGGAGGCGTCACAGATGACAATCTCTCAAAGACATAAACAACACCCTGTAGTTAGAGGTACTTTACGGCTACACAACTCCTTTCTCCCTAATGAAGGGGTggatgaagatgaggaggatgaagatAGTGATGGAGATAACCTGCACAGATACCATGAGGACTCCTCTTTTGTGCTGCAGTTGCATGGAAACTCTAACTGGGCCCTGAGTAATGCTGGGAGGCAGACCTCCAAACCTTCtagccaatcagccagtcagaACCATGACAACAGGGGTAAAACTGTGTTGAAGGACTGTGGGGagcaggagagactggaggatgTTGAAGATAATATGCTAAAATGTGATGATGAGAGCTACTGCTTCAGCTATGGCCAAACAAAATGTTTCCCTGAGTCTTTCTCTGATGGTCTTCTAGAGTACGTCACAGACTCCTCCTGCAACAGCTCAGATGGGGTTCTCGTCAACTTTAGTGCGATCTACAACAAGAGTAACAACCCTGCCACCCCAAACGACCTCAGCATTCCTGCAATGCAGTCATCCCAGCCAGCAGAAGGCACTGTCGTCCTAAACCTGCAACCTTTCCCCCAGGAGCCCCAGGGTCCTCAAGCTGCTGGCCCTAGTCAGGAGGGCAGAACAACCTCCTTTCCTCTTGACGGGGGGCCTTCTGTCCCCTGCTGGTCACCACAGGCGCTGGACTCCAACTGTAATGTCTACCTTCCTGACGCCCAcggcctcctgtcctctctggaggtctctgacctcacttcctgtctcCAGAGCCAGGCCAGGCTGCTGCCCACAGGGACCACCCAGAAGTACTACAAGCTGGTGACCTGTGACCTGTCATCCCAATCAGCCTCGCCCAGCCCAGCCTGGTCCAGCACCACCAGCGTCACCTCAGAGGGCCACTACTTCCTCTTCAGTAAGGCCCGGGGAGAGCAGAGCCAGGGGGAGAAACAG CCGGAAGAAGACTTAGACAAAGAAGGGAGGAGAGCTACCCCATTGCACCATCCTCGCTGTTTGAGCTGGGACTCCCAGCATGTCACCTCCTTTGCTGAGATTGCCTACTGtaagagacatacagacagctgCCAGAGCTCCAGCCACTCCCACACCTCCCAGGATCTGTGTCCCATTCAAGAGGCAGTTTTCCTGGGCCAGAGTAGCAGCCACTCCCCCCTACTCCTGAGTCCCAACCAAGGCAGTATCACTGTGTCCAACCACCCTTCTGTGTCACCGAACCACGAGACGGAGGAGGAGG ggGCATGTTCATGGGCCACTCCTGTGGTTCGCTACAGTAAGGCTCAGAGGCCCACCTCCCTGCCCATCCAGCCCTTCGTCCTGCTTCCCCCAACGGATAAACCTCAGAACCAGCCCCTGGGCTCCCTGCTGGACCAGTACATCAGCCACAAGAACACCAAGCCCAGCTTCAGCTCCCAGCCAGGGTCCAAGTGCATAGGCAAAGGCAACAGACTCCTGACCCACCTGCATCCCTCACCGCTAGGCAGCTATGGAGCCATCCTCCTGGAAGGCCCCTCCAGCTCTGATACCTGCTCCACCTGCACCCCCAGTCCAGAACGCTTCCAGTCCAGACTCAACTGGACACACTCCAGTCCATACAGGCCCCACACTAACCTTGGTCTCACTTCGACCAGTCCAAAACAAGCACAAACAAGCACCAAACTAACACAGGCTTATTCATGCCAggaccagctctatgaagacctaGACCAAATCTACCCCAGCCCAGCTCAGGCCCATAGTAGCCCAAACCAGTCTCATTGTAAAGATTCAATCAAACGGAGCCAAGGCATGACTCAGATCTGCCAAGATCTCATTCGCCTGTCCCCAGAGCAGAAGAGCCTCAACCCAGTCCTCCTGACCCACAGCCCTCACTGCCCCATCTCCCATGTAGCAACCATGTCACCCTCTGACAGTCACATCCATCATCCAGACCTGCTGGTGTCCTTCTCTCCAGACCCACCCTTACTGCCCCATAAGACAATCCCACTATCCTCAGTCCCTATGACTGGGTCTGCAGCCTCTCATCGTAGCCTGACAGCTGCTCTCTCATCAGtggcccctctgtcctctctgagcGCCCTTCTGCAGCCCCTGGTGTCTGCAGGGCCCAGTGTAAAGCAGCATCAACAACAGCACTGTGACTCCTTCAGCCTGAGTGACAGTAGGCCACCTGTGGAGTTCTGCCTGTCACCTGAAGCTTCCTACGAGTCTCTGTCCATCAGCCACCtgcagaggagag GTCTGCTGAAATCTGTGAGCTTGGCAGTGGATTTGATCATGGCTCATTTTGGCACCAGTCGAGATCCTGTGGGAAAG ATCCGGCTAGGGAACAGCTCGAGGAGTCCCACCATTGGTGGTATAGTCCTGGAGCATCTGTGTCCCACCATCCAGAACATTCTGCAGGATGGCATTAGGGACCACAAACTTGACCTGATCATCGGTCATCGACGCAACCACGCCTGGAATGTGGTGGAGGCCTCCACTcagacag GCCCCACCACCCAGGTGCTACACAGCCTGTTGTCCAAGGTGAGGCAGTGCTCCCTGCTGACCAGCCACTGTATGAGACTACGAGCCTTCATCATGGGCCTGCTCAA CTTGAGAGCCTTGGAATTCTGGCTAAATCACCTCTACAACCAAAAAG ACATGGTGACAGATCACTACCATCCATGGGGTTTCCTCGCCATGTCGCAGGGGCAGTGTCAGCCTCTGTTCCAGGAGCTCCTTCTCCTGCTGCAGCCTCTTTCCATGTTACCCTTTGACCTCAACCTGCTGCTGGAGCCCCGCCTGCAGCAAAACAGACAGCTCTGCTCCGAGGAACAAGCTCCACCATGCTCCACCTTTCTCATGACCAGTTGGCCCCTactgagaggagacagacagggggcatATGGTTCTATGGATGGTCCCAGAGATAACAGCAGGCCACCGGGTGACCCACACCAGCTGGTACAGCATCTTCAGGGGTCCACCCAGGGGTCAAAGGTCATGGGTCATGAGAAGTGGGTGAGGCATTTAGGCAAGTCTAGCAGAAGTCTGTGGTCAGGCACCAGTCCAGGGTGGTGGCAGAGACGGCCTGCCCACGCAGAGGGGGGGGTGGAATATGGACAGATTTACATGGATGTCATCCACACTGAGCGTCAGCAGGGGATGGAAGGGCGGAGAGAAGGTGAGAGTTCacaggagggcaggagggagggaacTGGGCCGGAGACCCCCAGGATTCCGGCAGACCCCCAGGATGAGAGCCTCTCCCAGGGTGGGCTACGCTGGGCCAAGCTGTTTGGATCAGGAGGGAATCCCCCCACCAGGACACAGAGGGCACCTCAAAATCTCAATGGGACACAGGCCCAGAAAAG GAGACCTTCACAGTGGCTGCAGTTGGACAGGGCTCAGCTGGGCCTATTGGCTCATACAGTGTGGTCAGGGAAACTCCCAGCTCCACAGCCTGACCAGAAACACCAGACATAG
- the cimip2b gene encoding ciliary microtubule inner protein 2B, protein MDEFPPKFSKVLVTPDPQYIPGYAGYCPQLKYHLGKTYGQLTAKLLSSPEVSRSRRLVLHTGRFPSTDTGPRDENWRSHHGERRNLERMIPGYTGFVPKSQNYFSRTYAETCREALSEFDRDQQRRVRLAPANIPLVSNTTNSEFKPRRLSPPLTAISKDPDPYEALDPWKPKVSPYFMEDSSPHKYFISGFTGYVPKSRFLIGTGYPITTNKALVQFGKEMRSDPTSLRLPGEESGVLPPIPTVYPSHRGLMPSYTGHVPGHKFRYGQTFGQLTHNALGLSGTQKIEARAQ, encoded by the exons ATGGATGAATTCCCCCCCAAATTCAGCAAGGTGCTGGTGACACCTGATCCGCAGTACATACCGGG gtaTGCAGGTTACTGCCCCCAGCTGAAGTACCACCTGGGGAAGACCTACGGCCAGCTGACTGCCAAGCTGCTGTCCTCTCCGGAGGTGTCGCGCTCGCGTCGCCTGGTCCTCCACACGGGCCGCTTCCCCTCCACAGACACGGGCCCGCGGGACGAGAACTGGAGGAGCCACCATGGAGAACGCAGGAATCTAGAGAGGATGATACCTGGCTACACTG GCTTTGTCCCCAAAAGCCAGAACTACTTCTCCCGTACCTACGCTGAGACGTGTCGCGAGGCACTGTCTGAGTTTGACCGAGACCAGCAGAGGAGGGTTCGTCTGGCACCAGCAAACATACCGCTTGTCAGCAACACCACCAATTCCGAGTTTAAA CCTCGGAGACTGAGCCCCCCTCTGACGGCCATCTCCAAAGATCCAGACCCCTACGAGGCCCTGGACCCCTGGAAGCCCAAAGTGTCTCCTTACTTCATGGAGGACAGCAGTCCACACAAGTACTTCATCTCAG GTTTCACAGGGTACGTGCCCAAATCTCGCTTCCTGATTGGCACTGGCtaccccatcaccaccaacaAGGCCCTGGTCCAGTTTGGAAAAGAAATGAGGAGTGACCCCACCTCCCTGCGCCTCCCTGGGGAGGAATCAGGAGTCCTACCCCCCATCCCCACAGTCTACCCATCCCACCGGGGCCTGATGCCCTCCTACACCGGCCATGTTCCAG GACACAAGTTCAGGTACGGCCAGACCTTTGGGCAGCTTACCCACAATGCCCTGGGGCTAAGCGGCACTCAGAAGATAGAGGCCAGAGCTCAGTAA